From the Fulvia fulva chromosome 2, complete sequence genome, one window contains:
- a CDS encoding Alkaline phosphatase D, whose product MKFSLVSVLACSAIVSASWVKNLNYRSPSENHPALGISLSKVNKRNTPDKKFTADQLNFTHGVASGDPYPIRRVAAADSTFLIDSVILWTRVAPMVDDVNSNSTVSGYVPLYNHGPNVTVSTAPVCVECKVARTADFKNVESSGTAYTSSDIDYTVKVEATRLSSWARYYYQFNVCGSNSTASPLGRTKTTPNPGDYVSNVGLAVYSCSNFPFGFFNAFGNPVRKDSVDFVLHLGDYIYEYAGDGDYGYGQSIGRVPKPEHIIYTLYDYRARLATYRTDEDLLLSHQTYPWIPVWDLRQHIPRRSLRAKQHRSILRHGRRRISASAQRGARWRIISSQTVFSKINESVSYGNVNPLDYDAWDGYQANRNRTLNFLTQNNIGNNIVISGDSHASWVSDLVWLGHANYSADTGAGSLGVEFAGSAVSSPCPYGQNITQKSANDFSDILEAANPELHWNDLYYLNVSFFGLPTIVNRNPLEISLVNFTVKSGANALQRPIAGGIAESGSLKGGMIQQSNITNNTETGQYSIVVDDEEDI is encoded by the exons ATGAAGTTCTCTCTCGTTTCCGTGCTGGCTTGCTCAGCCATTGTTTCGGCAAGCTGGGTCAAGAACTTGAACTACCGCTCACCTTCAGAGAACCATCCAGCTTTAGGCATATCCCTCAGCAAAGTCAACAAGCGAAACACTCCAGACAAGAAGTTTACGGCTGATCAGCTCAACTTCACCCATGGCGTAGCATCCGGCGACCCATATCCAA TACGGCGCGTTGCAGCAGCTGACAGCACCTTCCTCATAGACTCGGTCATCCTCTGGACGCGGGTAGCTCCCATGGTCGACGATGTCAATAGCAACTCCACCGTCAGCGGCTACGTCCCACTCTACAACCACGGTCCCAACGTAACAGTCTCAACCGCACCCGTCTGCGTCGAATGCAAGGTCGCCCGCACGGCAGACTTCAAGAACGTAGAGAGCAGCGGCACAGCATATACGAGCAGTGACATCGACTACACGGTCAAGGTGGAAGCCACCAGATTGTCTTCGTGGGCACGATACTACTACCAGTTCAATGTCTGTGGAAGCAACAGCACGGCCAGCCCGCTCGGCCGCACGAAGACTACTCCCAACCCAGGAGACTACGTTAGCAATGTAGGTCTGGCAGTCTACTCGTGTAGCAACTTTCCATTTGGCTTCTTCAACGCTTTCGGAAATCCAGTTCGTAAAGATTCGGTCGATTTTGTCCTTCATCTGGGAGACTATATCTACGAATACGCTGGAGATGGAGATTATGGGTATGGTCAGAGCATTGGACGTGTGCCAAAGCCCGAGCACATCATTTACACCCTGTACGACTACCGCGCGAGGCTGGCTACTTACAGAACAGACGAGGATCTTCTCCTCTCCCACCAAACGTACCCATGGATCCCGGTCTGGGA TCTCCGACAACACATACCGAGACGGAGCCTCCGAGCTAAACAACACCGAAGCATCCTTCGTCATGGACGGCGGCGTATCTCCGCCTCCGCACAACGCGGTGCCCGCTGGCGCATCATCAGCTCCCAAACCGTCTTCTCCAAAATCAACGAATCCGTCTCCTACGGAAACGTCAACCCCCTCGACTACGACGCCTGGGACGGCTACCAAGCTAACCGCAACCGAACCCTGAACTTCCTAACGCAAAACAACATCGGCAATAACATCGTCATCAGCGGCGACTCGCACGCCTCTTGGGTCTCGGATCTCGTATGGTTAGGCCATGCGAATTATTCTGCAGATACGGGTGCAGGGAGTCTAGGTGTGGAGTTTGCTGGATCGGCTGTTTCGTCACCTTGTCCGTATGGTCAGAATATTACGCAGAAGTCTGCGAATGATTTCTCGGATATTCTCGAAGCGGCGAATCCGGAACTGCATTGGAATGATCTGTATTATC TTAATGTATCCTTCTTTGGTCTTCCAACAATCGTAAACCGCAACCCTCTCGAAATTTCACTGGTCAATTTCACGGTGAAGAGTGGCGCAAATGCGCTGCAGAGGCCTATTGCTGGTGGGATCGCGGAGAGTGGGAGTCTCAAGGGCGGCATGATTCAGCAGAGTAATATTACCAACAATACTGAGACTGGACAGTACAGTATTGTGGTTGACGATGAGGAGGATATCTAG
- a CDS encoding Thaumatin-like protein 1: MRRRVPLLLQSALLLTGSTLSAAAHHHSKRRIAPRQDSELTLTVSNLCTETIWPGMVTQAGNGPTADGFELAAGANQTVTVASNWQGRIWGRTNCSFHDDYSNGNCMTGECGPKKCRQAGNPPATLAEFTMLGDGEQSFYDLSLVDGYNLDMAIVLDPNGVSKLEELDTSTTNPSCIGSANDFDASGSSSRQQVLGISNKSVFEDKQTAQSLSNWCPFDLLENAPKAPGDGVYPYPGGNVQRPAYQACNSACEKYKKPKYCCTGSFAGAGNCANNYYGKAAKAVCPDAYSFPNDDQQSTFIIPAGGTFNIVFCPGGRSTNLIGTGKKVHVSAGSRSALLAGKSLTEGIALSGAFLDFGWWFWCCGMWFRGLGDCAGCSLPVDISMLVLWLDMPRDVDTTI, encoded by the coding sequence ATGAGACGCCGCGTTCCACTGCTGCTACAATCTGCCTTGCTACTCACTGGAAGTACACTCTCTGCTGCAGCTCACCACCACTCGAAGCGACGAATCGCTCCGCGGCAGGACTCCGAGCTCACTTTGACAGTCTCCAACCTCTGCACAGAGACGATATGGCCTGGCATGGTGACCCAGGCAGGTAACGGACCTACCGCGGATGGCTTCGAACTGGCAGCGGGCGCCAATCAGACTGTCACTGTTGCAAGTAATTGGCAAGGCCGGATCTGGGGCCGTACGAACTGCTCATTTCACGACGATTATAGCAATGGCAATTGCATGACTGGCGAATGTGGACCGAAGAAGTGCAGACAGGCAGGCAACCCTCCAGCCACACTAGCAGAGTTCACGATGTTGGGCGACGGCGAACAATCTTTCTATGATCTCAGTCTGGTCGATGGGTATAACTTGGATATGGCCATCGTCTTGGACCCGAATGGCGTCAGCAAACTGGAAGAATTAGACACAAGCACCACAAACCCATCCTGCATTGGCAGCGCAAACGACTTCGATGCCAGTGGATCAAGCAGCCGTCAGCAAGTCCTCGGCATATCTAACAAGTCTGTCTTCGAAGACAAGCAAACCGCTCAATCACTGTCGAATTGGTGCCCCTTCGACCTCCTCGAGAACGCCCCGAAAGCTCCCGGTGACGGCGTTTATCCTTACCCAGGCGGCAACGTCCAAAGACCAGCCTACCAAGCCTGCAACTCCGCCTGCGAAAAGTACAAGAAACCTAAGTATTGCTGTACGGGCTCGTTTGCCGGAGCTGGGAATTGCGCCAACAATTATTACGGCAAAGCTGCGAAAGCTGTTTGTCCTGATGCTTATTCTTTTCCTAATGATGATCAACAGAGTACGTTCATCATTCCCGCGGGTGGGACCTTCAACATTGTCTTTTGCCCTGGCGGCAGGAGCACCAATCTGATCGGAACGGGCAAGAAAGTGCATGTCTCAGCCGGCTCGAGATCTGCGCTTTTGGCGGGAAAGTCTTTGACTGAGGGCATTGCGCTGAGTGGCGCTTTTTTGGATTTTGGGTGGTGGTTCTGGTGTTGCGGGATGTGGTTTAGAGGACTTGGAGACTGTGCTGGATGCAGTCTGCCCGTGGACATTTCTATGTTGGTGCTTTGGTTGGACATGCCCCGAGATGTAGATACGACGATATGA